In Mycolicibacterium alvei, a single window of DNA contains:
- the nadC gene encoding carboxylating nicotinate-nucleotide diphosphorylase → MTLSDTEVAEARATIARALEEDLRYGPDVTTTATVGADAMTTASVVNREPGVAAGVDIALLVLDEVLGVDGYRVIDRVEDGARLDARSAILTVEAPTRGLLTAERTMLNLMCHLSGIATATAAWVDAVAGTHAKIRDTRKTLPGLRALQKYAVRVGGGVNHRMGLGDAALIKDNHVAAAGSVLAALKAVRAEAPDLPCEVEVDSLEQLDDVLSADVELVLLDNFPVWQTQIAVQRRDTRSPKTLLESSGGLSLDSAAEYAGTGVDYLAIGALTHSVRVLDIGLDT, encoded by the coding sequence ATGACACTTTCGGATACCGAGGTGGCCGAGGCGCGGGCCACGATTGCGCGGGCACTCGAAGAAGACCTGCGCTACGGCCCGGATGTCACCACCACGGCCACTGTCGGAGCCGACGCGATGACCACGGCGTCGGTGGTGAACCGGGAGCCGGGCGTGGCCGCGGGTGTCGACATCGCGCTGCTGGTGCTCGACGAGGTACTCGGCGTCGACGGCTACCGCGTGATCGACCGTGTCGAGGACGGTGCCCGACTGGACGCCCGGTCGGCGATCCTGACCGTCGAGGCGCCGACCCGGGGCCTGCTCACCGCCGAGCGCACCATGCTGAACCTGATGTGCCACCTGTCGGGAATCGCCACCGCGACCGCGGCCTGGGTCGACGCAGTTGCCGGCACCCACGCCAAGATCCGCGACACCCGCAAGACGCTGCCCGGCCTGCGGGCGCTGCAGAAGTACGCGGTCCGGGTCGGCGGTGGCGTCAACCACCGGATGGGACTCGGCGACGCCGCACTGATCAAGGACAACCACGTCGCCGCGGCCGGGTCGGTGCTGGCCGCGCTCAAGGCGGTCCGGGCCGAGGCGCCGGACCTGCCGTGCGAGGTCGAGGTGGATTCCCTCGAGCAGCTCGACGACGTGCTGTCCGCCGATGTGGAGCTGGTACTGCTGGACAACTTTCCGGTCTGGCAGACCCAGATCGCAGTTCAGCGCCGGGACACGCGCTCGCCAAAGACACTGCTGGAATCCTCGGGAGGCCTGTCCCTGGACAGCGCCGCGGAATACGCCGGCACCGGGGTCGACTACCTCGCGATCGGCGCCCTCACCCATTCGGTGCGGGTGCTCGATATCGGCCTGGACACCTAA
- the hisD gene encoding histidinol dehydrogenase, giving the protein MAEFQMSRIDLRNRVLNAAQLRSALPRGGVDVDAVVPKVRPIVEAVAERGAEAALDYGHSFDGIRPDAVRVPADRLATALADLDPDVRAALQVAIDRARAVHADQRRTDTTTTLAPGATVTERWVPVERVGLYVPGGNAVYPSSVVMNVVPAQTAGVDSLVIASPPQAEFDGLPHPTILAAAALLGVGEVWAVGGAQAVALLAYGGTDTDGAELAPVDMITGPGNIYVTAAKRICRSQVGIDAEAGPTEIAILADHTADPVHVAADLISQAEHDEMAASVLVTDSEALAEATDRELTRQLATTKHVERVTVALSGKQSAIVLVDDVESGVRVVNAYAAEHLEIQTEDASDVAGRIRSAGAIFVGAWSPVSLGDYCAGSNHVLPTAGCARHSSGLSVQTFLRGIHVVEYDEAALKDVSGHVITLSKAENLPAHGEAVRRRFER; this is encoded by the coding sequence ATGGCCGAGTTTCAGATGTCCCGTATCGACCTGCGCAACCGTGTGCTGAACGCCGCGCAGTTGCGCTCCGCGCTGCCGCGTGGCGGGGTCGATGTGGACGCAGTGGTGCCCAAAGTCCGCCCGATCGTGGAGGCCGTCGCCGAGCGCGGCGCTGAGGCCGCCCTGGACTACGGCCATTCCTTCGACGGCATCCGTCCCGACGCCGTGCGGGTGCCCGCGGACCGGCTGGCCACCGCCCTTGCCGATCTCGACCCCGACGTGCGCGCCGCTCTGCAGGTCGCGATCGACCGGGCTCGCGCGGTGCACGCCGATCAGCGCCGCACCGACACCACCACCACGCTGGCCCCCGGTGCCACCGTCACCGAACGCTGGGTGCCGGTCGAGCGCGTCGGGCTGTACGTGCCCGGCGGCAACGCGGTCTACCCGTCGAGCGTCGTGATGAACGTGGTGCCCGCGCAGACCGCCGGCGTCGATTCGCTGGTGATCGCCAGCCCGCCGCAGGCGGAATTTGACGGCCTACCGCACCCGACGATCCTGGCCGCCGCAGCGCTGCTCGGCGTCGGTGAGGTGTGGGCCGTCGGTGGCGCGCAGGCGGTGGCGCTGCTGGCTTACGGCGGCACCGACACCGACGGTGCCGAGCTCGCCCCGGTCGACATGATCACCGGCCCCGGCAACATCTACGTGACGGCCGCCAAGCGGATCTGCCGCTCGCAGGTCGGCATCGACGCCGAGGCAGGCCCGACGGAGATCGCGATCCTGGCCGACCACACGGCCGACCCGGTACACGTTGCCGCCGACCTGATCAGCCAGGCCGAACACGACGAGATGGCGGCCAGCGTGCTGGTCACCGACAGTGAGGCGCTGGCCGAGGCCACCGACCGTGAGCTCACCCGCCAGCTGGCCACCACCAAGCATGTCGAGCGCGTGACGGTAGCCCTGTCGGGCAAGCAGTCCGCGATCGTGCTCGTCGACGACGTGGAGTCGGGCGTGCGGGTAGTGAATGCCTATGCCGCCGAGCACCTGGAGATCCAGACCGAGGATGCATCCGATGTGGCCGGCCGGATTCGTTCTGCCGGAGCCATCTTCGTCGGCGCCTGGTCGCCGGTCAGCCTGGGTGACTACTGCGCCGGCTCCAACCACGTGCTGCCGACCGCGGGCTGCGCGCGGCACTCCAGCGGTCTGTCCGTGCAGACGTTCCTGCGCGGCATCCACGTCGTCGAATACGACGAGGCCGCCCTCAAGGACGTTTCCGGACATGTGATCACGTTGTCCAAGGCCGAGAACCTGCCCGCGCACGGCGAGGCGGTAAGGCGGAGGTTCGAACGGTGA
- a CDS encoding L-aspartate oxidase gives MTPTGSARGSSRFACGSSTLWQQRADVVVVGTGVAGLVAALAAHRRGRRVVVLSKARETATFHAQGGIAVVLPDTDDSVETHVADTVAAGGGLCDPDAVRSIVAAGYDAVAELVADGAQFDETTPGRWALTREGGHTQRRIIHAGGDATGAEVQRALDSAASRLDIRRDHVALQVLRDEATVTGVLVRNEDGLGIVHAPSVILATGGLGHVYTATTNPSGSTGDGIALALWAGVPVRDIEFVQFHPTMLYVENGGGRRPLITEALRGEGAILIDSQGDSVTQGVHPMGDLAPRDVVAAAVNARMSTSGDPCVYLDARGVAEFGDRFPTVAAACAEAGVDPTRQPIPVVPGAHYSCGGVVTDVHGRTELPGLFAAGEVARTGMHGANRLASNSLLEGLVVGGRAGRLAAEHAGAAGTVRAQAPQDRRQHSVDRDVLQRNMSEFASVVRDADGLRRLDAVLAGARSVQPASRQSFEDAALTATARAIAVAALARTESRGCHHRGDYPETDPAQEHSVTIRAVAGRPALDTATAVC, from the coding sequence CACCGGGGTCGCGGGCCTGGTGGCGGCCTTGGCCGCGCATCGCCGTGGCCGCCGGGTGGTGGTGCTGAGCAAGGCCCGCGAGACGGCGACTTTCCATGCCCAGGGTGGGATCGCCGTGGTTCTGCCGGACACCGATGACTCGGTCGAGACGCATGTCGCCGACACCGTCGCCGCCGGCGGCGGTCTGTGCGACCCGGATGCGGTGCGCTCCATCGTCGCGGCCGGCTACGACGCGGTGGCCGAACTGGTCGCCGACGGTGCGCAGTTCGACGAAACCACCCCCGGGCGTTGGGCACTGACCCGCGAGGGCGGACACACCCAACGTCGGATCATTCATGCGGGCGGCGACGCGACCGGGGCCGAGGTGCAGCGGGCCCTCGATTCCGCGGCGTCCAGGCTCGACATCCGCCGCGATCATGTGGCGCTGCAGGTCCTACGCGACGAGGCCACCGTCACCGGTGTGCTGGTCCGCAACGAGGACGGCCTGGGCATCGTGCACGCGCCCTCGGTCATCCTGGCCACCGGAGGGCTCGGTCACGTTTACACGGCCACCACCAACCCCAGTGGCTCGACCGGTGACGGCATTGCGCTGGCACTGTGGGCCGGTGTCCCGGTCCGCGACATCGAGTTCGTCCAGTTCCACCCCACGATGCTCTATGTCGAAAATGGTGGTGGCCGGCGCCCGCTCATCACCGAAGCGCTGCGTGGTGAAGGCGCCATACTCATTGATTCTCAAGGTGATTCGGTGACCCAAGGGGTACACCCGATGGGGGACCTGGCCCCACGTGATGTGGTGGCCGCGGCCGTCAACGCGCGGATGAGTACATCCGGTGACCCATGCGTGTACCTCGACGCCCGGGGCGTCGCCGAGTTCGGAGACCGGTTTCCCACCGTCGCCGCAGCCTGCGCGGAAGCCGGTGTCGACCCGACCCGCCAACCCATCCCGGTGGTGCCCGGCGCCCACTACAGCTGCGGCGGTGTCGTCACCGACGTGCACGGACGCACCGAACTGCCCGGCCTGTTCGCCGCGGGGGAGGTGGCCCGGACGGGCATGCACGGGGCCAACCGATTGGCCTCCAACAGCCTGCTGGAAGGGCTGGTCGTCGGCGGCCGCGCCGGTCGGCTGGCCGCCGAGCATGCCGGTGCGGCAGGCACGGTGCGCGCACAAGCGCCGCAGGATCGCCGTCAACACTCGGTCGACCGAGATGTCTTGCAGCGGAACATGTCCGAATTCGCCTCAGTGGTCCGCGACGCCGACGGTCTGCGTCGGCTCGACGCCGTTCTGGCCGGCGCGCGCTCGGTGCAGCCTGCGAGCCGCCAGAGCTTTGAGGATGCCGCCCTCACCGCAACCGCACGGGCGATCGCCGTCGCGGCCCTGGCCCGTACCGAAAGCCGCGGCTGCCACCATCGCGGCGATTACCCCGAAACCGACCCCGCTCAGGAGCATTCCGTGACGATTCGTGCCGTAGCCGGCCGTCCCGCCCTCGACACCGCAACGGCGGTGTGCTGA
- a CDS encoding LysE family transporter, with protein sequence MTWQIWLAFLGASIAISVSPGAGAIQSMATGLTHGVRRGTWSVLGLQIGLLAQLALVAVGLGAVVAKSMLAFHIVKWIGVAYLIHLAIQQWRSASRDLRDRMGGASERGRLAMAMRGFLVNTTNPKGLVFLVAVLPQFVVPTAPLLPQYLAIGATMVAVDVVVMSLYTGLAARLLTWLQTPRQQTILGRVFSGLFATAAVVLSLVRRGAAA encoded by the coding sequence ATGACCTGGCAGATCTGGCTCGCGTTTCTCGGTGCGTCGATCGCCATCAGCGTGTCCCCGGGAGCCGGGGCGATCCAGTCGATGGCGACCGGCCTGACCCATGGCGTGCGCCGTGGGACCTGGAGCGTGCTCGGACTGCAAATCGGGCTGCTTGCGCAACTGGCGTTGGTCGCCGTCGGCCTGGGAGCCGTCGTCGCCAAGTCGATGCTGGCATTCCACATCGTGAAGTGGATCGGTGTGGCGTACCTGATCCACCTGGCGATCCAGCAATGGCGTAGCGCCTCGCGGGATCTGCGCGACCGGATGGGCGGGGCGAGCGAGCGGGGCCGGCTGGCCATGGCGATGCGCGGTTTCCTGGTGAACACCACCAATCCGAAGGGCCTGGTGTTCCTGGTGGCGGTGTTGCCGCAATTCGTGGTGCCGACGGCGCCGTTGTTGCCGCAGTACCTGGCGATCGGGGCGACGATGGTCGCCGTCGATGTGGTCGTGATGAGCCTCTACACCGGTCTGGCAGCCCGGCTGCTCACCTGGCTGCAGACACCGCGGCAGCAGACCATCCTCGGCCGGGTGTTCTCCGGGCTGTTCGCCACCGCCGCCGTGGTGCTCTCGCTGGTGCGCCGCGGCGCGGCGGCCTAG
- a CDS encoding SRPBCC family protein codes for MASIHIEFDVEADSSRVWQVIGDWAEGPVRMAPGFVTSSEADGDVRVVTFADGFVARERLVSRDEPIHRIAYSLIGDAARPEHDNAVMQVVADGPHRCRFLWSRDVLPDDAAGSLRAAMEQAAPIIKRALENSVSQGVSGLSGGE; via the coding sequence ATGGCATCAATCCACATTGAGTTCGACGTTGAAGCTGACAGTTCGCGGGTCTGGCAGGTGATCGGCGACTGGGCGGAGGGCCCGGTACGCATGGCACCGGGCTTCGTGACGTCGTCTGAGGCTGACGGCGATGTTCGCGTCGTGACGTTCGCGGACGGATTCGTTGCCCGCGAGCGCCTGGTCAGCCGCGACGAGCCGATCCACCGAATCGCCTACTCGCTGATCGGAGACGCCGCGCGCCCCGAACACGACAATGCGGTGATGCAGGTGGTCGCCGACGGCCCGCACCGTTGCCGGTTCCTGTGGTCGCGTGATGTCCTGCCAGACGACGCCGCCGGTTCCTTGCGGGCTGCGATGGAGCAGGCCGCGCCGATCATCAAACGCGCATTGGAAAACTCGGTCAGCCAGGGCGTGTCTGGCTTATCGGGCGGCGAGTAG
- a CDS encoding helix-turn-helix domain-containing protein has product MLTAQTLIARPDFSISTWSCTGEHADWSEPERPVDGRFVLVRSGRFHRRGSGGAVEHDATLGYLGTPGEPEHFAHPHGGDACTSLQLNAENWWQLAGDPERTGPAAVYVDARLELAHRRLLAVGRADPDYQLAEGLVQLVGAALRSAAQRPIPAGSSARLSERRLVAQAREAIRQADDAAVGLFPLAATLGVSPYRLSRSFSNELGVSVTRYRNRVRVERALDHLHRGESTMADVAARLGFADQAHFCRTVRAHTGWTPTATRRELRRAAAD; this is encoded by the coding sequence GTGTTGACCGCCCAGACCCTGATCGCGCGGCCGGATTTCAGCATCTCCACCTGGAGCTGCACCGGCGAGCACGCTGACTGGTCCGAGCCCGAACGCCCGGTCGACGGGCGGTTCGTTCTGGTGCGCTCGGGGCGCTTTCACCGTCGTGGATCGGGCGGCGCGGTGGAACACGATGCGACGCTCGGCTACCTCGGTACACCCGGGGAGCCCGAACATTTCGCCCATCCGCACGGCGGGGATGCCTGTACGTCGTTGCAACTCAACGCCGAAAACTGGTGGCAACTCGCCGGGGATCCGGAACGGACCGGCCCTGCCGCCGTGTACGTCGACGCGCGGCTAGAACTGGCACACCGGCGGCTGCTGGCCGTCGGTCGCGCTGATCCCGACTATCAGCTCGCCGAGGGGCTGGTGCAGCTGGTCGGTGCGGCGCTGCGTTCGGCGGCGCAACGGCCGATACCGGCCGGATCGTCGGCTCGGCTCTCTGAGCGGCGGTTGGTGGCACAGGCCCGCGAGGCGATCAGGCAGGCCGATGACGCTGCGGTGGGCCTGTTCCCCCTGGCAGCTACTCTCGGCGTTTCCCCGTACCGGCTGAGCCGCTCGTTCAGCAATGAACTCGGGGTGTCGGTCACGCGGTACCGCAACCGGGTCCGGGTCGAACGGGCGCTCGACCACCTGCACCGCGGCGAATCCACGATGGCCGACGTCGCAGCTAGGCTGGGCTTCGCCGACCAGGCTCACTTCTGCCGCACAGTGCGCGCGCACACCGGGTGGACGCCCACCGCGACCCGACGCGAATTACGCCGAGCCGCTGCAGATTAG
- a CDS encoding nitroreductase family deazaflavin-dependent oxidoreductase, with protein sequence MSAKDHPNNAPGAPMLVPPWLERLQIKYMNPLVKPFSKRLPGFTVIKHRGRTSGTPYETIVTSYRKGNVFAVTLLHGKTNWVKNVIAAGGADVHLFRGDIKITNPRVLPAGTDDPTLPRIPRNAARRMGVFVADIV encoded by the coding sequence ATGTCCGCGAAAGACCACCCCAACAACGCCCCCGGTGCACCCATGCTGGTGCCGCCCTGGCTGGAACGCCTGCAGATCAAGTACATGAACCCGCTGGTGAAACCATTTTCCAAGCGCTTGCCGGGGTTCACCGTGATCAAACATCGGGGTCGCACCTCCGGTACGCCGTACGAGACGATCGTCACCAGCTACCGCAAGGGCAACGTCTTCGCGGTGACGCTGCTGCACGGCAAGACCAACTGGGTGAAGAACGTCATCGCGGCGGGCGGGGCCGACGTGCACCTGTTCCGTGGCGACATCAAGATCACGAATCCTCGTGTCCTGCCGGCGGGCACTGACGATCCGACGCTCCCCCGGATCCCCCGGAATGCGGCCCGCCGGATGGGCGTCTTCGTCGCAGATATCGTTTGA